In the Rhododendron vialii isolate Sample 1 chromosome 2a, ASM3025357v1 genome, aggattttttttatcaaaatccttttcctttcaaaaaaaaaatgattaaaagccaatctttcatcatttttccaATAATCACACATTATTCCACATTTCATCATTTACGGTCTTCGCATGTATCGCTCGTAGTCCGGTCATATCACCAAGTAGGGATATCCATTCATTTGGATGGTCCGGTCATATCACCGATTGGTCATGGTGATACCCGCTCATTTGCATTATCCACAATATCAAACAATCATTCATTGTCCCATTTTCATTACAAACAAAGTACCATATCGTACATCGACAAATACACAAGTCCACGCCATACCTCGGATATGTTCCCGCATCCCACAAAACGTATTAACCACAAATAGTCTCTACTAAACCCAGTCTGCTAGTTCCTATGCTTAAATCCCATAGAACGAATACTCAAGAAATTTAGAGAAACCAATGAGACGAATCGCGAGGATACAAAACGACAAGCCGAAAATGAAACAATCATCTAGTTCACCATCACATTCAAAGTGTCTTGTGTTTCATAGTTAATAAGTCTTTTGTTCCAAGTGCACATTCCGGGTATTTGGGACCCCATTCATCCCCTGCCGGTCATCACACCAATAGGCGGACCTGTTCATTCACTACTggtcatcgcaccaataggtggacccgttcattcaCTATcggtcatcgcaccaataggtggacccgttcattccGGGTATTTAGGACCCCGTTCATCCCCTGCCGGTCACCACGCCAATTGACGGGCCCATTCAAGTTTCCTTCAGCCATTTCATTACTCATGTCATCGATTCTTATTACATCACCAAGTCACAAAGTTCACAACTTGCATTCGGTGTTCGTGTGCTCCATTTCGATCATATTCCTCACATAGTGTCTTAAGTTCTCGGTTCGGCATTTGGCAATCGTATACATCAAGCTATCGTCATACTTCCTGTTAAATGTAAATTAACGTCCTTGAACTCATAAAGATACATATCATCACTTATGGAAACGAACCACGACATTAGAATGTGAGAACAagagtttttacaaaaatctgcaGTGGCTACGGGTAGAACCAAAAATGGACTACGGGTAGCGGAACAAATGTTCAATTTCTGATCAGTGGCTACAGGTAGGACCAAAAACGGACTACGGGTAGCGCCTGGAAATTTCAGCGCTATACATAGATTTCAAGGGCCAACAATACACTTCAAAACAACAATCAGACACGAGATTTAGGTACAAATTCAACTCATCAACGCatagaacaagtaagaaatccctacctcaagggttttgagcaaaacccgactttttgaccaagtcaaccaagcTCCCACGAGGTCCaatcatgaattttcttggatattcggaaagcccgtgcttcgtatagcaactttaattctcggaccttgtccggaatcacaccctaggtagataaaatcgaagagagaagataAGGGAGGGAGTTTTttggaggagaggaggagagagagagagccgagagtgagaaagagagaatggGAATATTTCTCCTCCTGGAgaaataatagaggtgggggaaTAATCCCCTACttctcacaccacacactcataCGTGCACCTTTCGCACAATCACCCTTATATCCTTCCACGAATACGCCACACCAAATATCCGTACCATCTATCTCGACGTGCCGTAcgattacaaaagaaaaatataacctcaaaaatacgggtctctacatgcACCAGCGGAATTACCCACTTATTACCCAGTAAACTATGAGCCTTTACTTCTTTCACTCCCAGGCCTTCATAGAATTGGTTGGAATACTAAAGGTACAATTCGATCATGGCCAACTGTTTTTCCTTCTTGGGAAAAATGGGTTAATCGAATGAAGGGACACCTGTATTCTTCATGGCGAGAAATGAACCTCTATGAGGCTCTTGATCTTTCTACACAATCATTGGaattaaaccctaatttgattgTTGCCGCTGCATGTTTTTGGTCTGTATCATTAAATATCTTCATATTTCCAAATGGGCCAATGACCCCCACCGTGCTGGACATTATCCATCTTACTGGTCTATCAAGTGTGGGCACAGAGGTCAATGCTTCCCTTGACCATCAACCTTGTGATCCACCATTTGAAAATTCTGAAGGCCCATGGAGTTATGAGAATTTCGTAGCCACATACAGTACATCTGATGATCAAGAGCCTTCATTTAATGAGAAAGTTGCCTTTTATCTGTACTAGCTTAGTAAATATCTGTTATGTGTGTCTGGCATAAAGATCACCAAGGAGTATGTTCATTTGGCCATCTGTTTGGCCCAGGGTGCTAAACTTGCCTTAGCCCCTTTTGTTTTGGGAACTTTGTACAAAGGACTTTGGACATTTGTTCAGAACAAAATAACCAGCAACTGTGGTGGTCCCTTTTGGATCCTTCAAGCATGGTTGTATGTTTACTTTCCATCCATCAAACCTCTTAGCTACTATCCCAAAAGAAAGGATGGTGGTAACTGTCTAAGTTATGCTGAGTCTCATGAACCAAGGCAAGAAAATACTTCATTCAAGATGTACTTCAGAATTTTCTATAAGCCTACAATTGGAGAATTACCTAATTGGCTTCCTTTTAAGGAATACCGATATTCAGCTTCCGAGAAGATAAAAGCCAATCCTTCAATTATTACTCCCAGTACAAACAGTGAATGACTTTTGGGCAAGCACAAGATTTATTCCTATTGGAGTCTCACCATTGACTACACACTTTTCAAATTGTAGCTTTGAGGTGTATTCTTCTAACCAGTGTGCTAGGCAATTTGGATTAGTCCAAGGAATCCCTGTTCCTCACTCTCATCCCCGGATTAGAGACTTGGTCAACACTAGGCCAAATGTGACTGAAATTTCTCTTATCAAGGAGCTGGTTCGGTATTTTCAAGGCACCAAAACAAGCTTTCAGTTAAAAGCTTTGTAGCTGAACCTTCCTCTACGCCAGAATGCAAATTCTTTTGGGAATGTGTTCAAGCAACAACTCTTACCAAAGATTTGGATAATTACCTTTTAAGGCTTGATCCAGAGAACAATAAGTCAGGTATAACTTTATTCAGTTGTTTAATTCAATACTTCTGTTTCAACAGTTGTTAATTTTATCTTGTTATTCCTATAGTTTCAATTCTCAAGAAAATGCTTGTTCCTCAACCCTAAGGTCAAGGAAAGGGGAAAAAGTTTGCTGAGGATCTATCCATTCTGAAGAAAAGAACCAGGGGTTCTCAAGCTTTGGACACCATTCAGAATCCTCCACTTATGGCAGATGCTTTAAAAAGCTATAATCCACCTAATCGACAAACGAAAATAGCCGAAGACTCATAAATCATAGGATTGTACAAAAGGGTATGAATCTTGCCTCAACTATCTATTTTAACTTGACCAATTGAATATATTATTTGGTCATTTGCTAACTTATTTAATTATATTGACCTCTTTTAAAATTAGAGAACAAGGAGAAAGCTTCAACTGCAGGCCAATTCAGACGATGATGATGGCCAAGATAAAGGTTAAACTACTGACCTTTCAAGTGCTGAAAAGCCTCAATCTCCAAAGGATAAGCCCAATTTTCCTGTAATCTCACTTCTCAAACCTCAAGTCCAGGACCAAAAGGATACAAAACCTGAGAAAGTTGAGAATCCAACAGTGTCAAAACCCACAGAAATAACTGTTGCTTCAGAAGTTATGGTGATTGAATCTGCAGTAGAAATTATGAAATCAAATACTGATGTTCAAACATTAGATCCAGTTGATGATTCCATACTTGAAACCCCTATGCAAGAAACACTTCAAGAAGGTGATGGAACACCTTTTAATCTTAATTTTGACCTTGACCTTCACGATCAAGATGTGTCAATGTCTCAAATGGATAAAGAGAATGTTGAACCGGTGTCCTCTAAGGAAAGAGAAACCATTGATTTGGGTAGCACAGAGCTTAATCCCCTTACCTTTCAAATACCAGAAATTGCAAAAGAGGTGAATGTACAGTTACTTATTGTACCTAATCCTAACATGGAATATGAAACTGCTCTATCGATGGAGGTTACTGAAATTCACAAGCAACCACAAACAATAGAGATTCTCCCAATGGCTAACCAAGAGGTGACAAATGAAATGACTCCCATGACTTCACTTTCTTCTGTTAATAAGGTGAATCCTGATTTGGTCAACCCCGGATTGGTCAACACTCTTACTTCTAACTTAGACCTCATGTTCAACAAAGCCAAGACATATTCTGAGTCCTATTCTAGGTTTGTAACTGAGTTTTCTGAATCTTTAACTCCACCTGCCTTCTATGAGCTCAGTGAAGAAACTAAAGATGAAGTGAAATCCTTCTTTAGAATGCTGGAACTCCCTTTGGCAGAGATTGCTACTGATTATACCTCAGCTTTCACTAGCTGTGTGAGCCATTTGATATCAAAGAAAGTTCTTCCACGATCAGAGCACATTAGACTTGAAGAATTTTGGTCAAGCCTAAGTGAAAACCTAACTGTGGCAGCATATTGTcaaaaggaaatgaaggaaaaacttGAAACCATAAACCAGTTTGCTGATGTCTCTAGCAAACTAGATGTAATGGGAAATACTATCCATCAACTGAAAGATAGGCTGCACCAGATGGATGTGGAAGAGGTCAAACTAATTGCTCGTTTGGGCAAACTCAGAGAAGAAAGAACATCATTGCTAGCACAGAAAGAGCTGATCAACCATGAATTGGTTAACATCAACTATGACGAGCAAGGAATCAAAACAATGGTGTCTATGGCCAGAGATGACATCTTGAAGAATCAGGAGAGATACAATGTCATAGATAATAGATGGAGCTATTTCACCAAACTTTTCATGGAGTATAAGTCCAAAATTCAGTAGTTATTTGTAAACAACACTAATTTTGGCCCTTGTGTTTGGCCTTGCAAGTTGTTAATCTTTGTTAATTTTGAAATGTATGTTTAGCCTGTTCTTTTGAGGCTAATTAACTTACTTTTGTTCAAGTTGATTCGTGTCCAACCTGTCATATGAGGTTTAATCTCAGCTTGTATTTAATGATCTTTTCGTCAGTATGTTGATATTAATCTCTGTTAACACAGTTAatacttcaaaatttgaataagcTGCCGAATGACTCTTCCACTTCTTAATAATAGTGGAGATCATGGGTAATAACTACCTAGAAAACTGAATCGCCACCTTCTCTCCTTGATTATAAATTGAACCCCACataaattcattttcatcaatcAATCTAAACTCCGAATCAAAACCCTACCATATTATTCTCTTTGATCATGGTAGCCAATAATCATAACCTTGAAATCATGGAAATTGACGTGAAAGCACCCACACCTACCTTTGAAGAAGGTAACTCCTCTATCAATTGTCCACTCTCTTCCATCACAACCATTTATGGCTGGGATGATCCTTTAGCTTCCAATCCTCCTGCACTATGGGGCATCAAACCACCCATTGAAAGGGTTATTGTAAGAATGGAGATGCCTCCTACATATCCAAACTCAAGCATCTGACGTTCATACGTCAAAGTCAGTTACCAATTTCCTTGGGTTAGGGAAGAACCAAGGGCTATGCTACTAGACTCCTTGCTCTTAATGACTTACAGACCAATGCCATTTCAACTGGCAGAGGCAGGTGGAAAACTGAATTTGGAGAGCCATGAATCCCTTTTTGAAAAGGCTAAAAATCAGCAAAACTATTGGAAAGAGGTAGTTCAAAAGCCTTGCTGCCCTGTTGATTTTTCAGATGATCAACCAGACATAACCCCTCTTCTTGAAAACCCTGATTGGTTTCAGGAATTAAGTAAATTGAGGTATGATCCTCCACTTTCTCAGGCCCATATGGGCTATTCAATTTATGCTAATTCTGAAGAAACTATAGACAAGGAAGTAATGGCTACTTTTGCCTTTTTGGATGTTCATATCCTGGAAGAACACGTCCCATATCTTAATTTTCTGTGGGCATGTGAAACTCTCCAATTTTATGAGAGTAATCTCATAACCACCCATCTTCATGGGTTTAAATCTACTTTGCCTCTTATAAGGCTTTGGATGAAAACAAGTACTGCTGCTCATTACGACCCATTTTGGGTCGATTATGAAGTGAACCACAACAAAGTAGTCAAGCTTCATAACAAAGTAATGGAACTTGAGAATTCTACTTGGGTTCTTCCACCGAATCCTTCAAAAAGCCTTCTCAAGAAACACCAAAGTTGGCTAAAGACCAAGACCTACAACAGGGCTGAACTCCTAGCCAAAGCTGAGAAGAGGGTTATGGCCATGAGGCCATTGGTGAACAAGAAGATAAAGATGGATGCAGAAGAAATTGCGAGGGGCAAGGAGCATGATTTCCTGACTTATGCTTGGGACAAATTCCATGTTGTTGTGACTTGGAGTTTCCCACATTACATTGAAATCATCAAGATCGATGCTGAGGGCAATCCCATCGCACCTACTGAATCATAGATTTGTAGGCTCAATCTATGTTCTACTTGtgcttttagtttttatttccTTATGAGTAGGCAATGTAATATGTTCTTATTATGAATGAAAAGTAGGCCTCAATCTACAAGCTATTATGTTAACTATAACCTTACTTGACAGAGTTTCATCTAACCTTACTTGAAATGATTTATTCTCTAATCAATTAAAAATCACCAATTGCCGTCATAGCCTTTCAACTTCTTTTCTTAAGTTAAATGTACACAACTTTTATGGCTTATAATTAACTATCTTAGTTAATTGGAAACCCCATACATCTCCCAACTTACTTCATTTATTGCCATACATATTGCATTAACAAGAAGACTTTATTTGAAGTCTTTTAAATGCTCTATTATCTTCATGAATCGATTGACTCCCAAGGAGATGGAAATATGCctttaaatattttccattGATTATTCTTTCATGGGCGATCCCGAGAATCGATTCCAACTGGTATGCTCCACCCCTAAGAACTTTCAACACACGAAATGGTCCCTCCTAATTTGGAGACCATTTGCcaaatcttcctttctttttcttgtctaAAGGCAAAATTGCCTTCCAAACTAAATCACTTTCCGCGAATGACTTTTCATGGACTCTTTTATTATACACCCTTtctaacttttttcttttgggcttgTATATTATTTAAGGCATCTATTCTAGACTCTTCTAATCCATCTAGTTCTTGATACATTGCttcttcaaactcaaaattacaTGGATCATAATGTCTAGCAACTCTATGAGAAGTGACATTGATTTCGATAGGTAAAACTGCAGCTTGACAATATACCAACTCGTATGGTGTAGCCTGTGTACTATCCCTTTTTGATGTTCTATAAGCCCACAAAACTCTTGGCAATAAATCACACCATTCTCTGGGATTATCAGTAATCATTTTGGACAAagtatttttaataattttattggTAGATTCCACTTGTCCATTCGCTTGAGCATAATAGGGAGAAGAGTTTAAAACTTTGAATCCATATGAACTAGCATAAGCCATTACCTCCTGACCATTAAACACAGATGCTTGGTCAACCGTAATTGTTTTAGGAATATCAAATCGACAGAAAATATATTCCTCCAAGAAATCAATCACTTGTTTTTGAGCCACACTTCTTAACGGAATGGCTTATGTCCATTTTGTGAAATAATTCGTAGCCACCATTACAAATTCATGTTGTAAAGAAGAATGAGGCTTGATTTCACCAATCACGTCAATTGCCCAACCTCTAAAAGGCCATGGTTTAACAATTGACTATAAAGGAAAAGCTGGGACCCTTTGAATTGGCCCATACTGTTGACATTTTTGACAACCCTTTGCATATGCAATGCAATCTTTTCTTATAGTTGACCAAAAATAGCTATATCTCTTAAttaaccatttcattttttccccAGATTGATGTGATCcacaagttccttcatgaacttCACCCATCACTGTCATTGTTTCAGGCTTTGTaatacaaattaataaaacatcaTCTGATGACTTTATAAATAAATCATCACCTAAAATGATATAATTGACAGCCCTTTGCTTTATATTCCTATCTGTCTTTTCATTTGGGCTTTCCAAAAACTTCTTTATTGGAATTCTCCAATCATCAAATAAGTTTATTTCCATCACAACCAAGTCATTTCTATCTCGTTCGACAGAGAAAGGCAAGAATCTCTTTTGCACtcttattaatttttcattttgtccttCTGGGATTCTAACCCTAGAAGCAATTtgtgccatttgattggcctcaCCAATTTCTAATCTATAAATATGTTGTAATTGCAAATCATCACAGTATGATATAAGAATTTTAACTTTTCGCAGTTGTAATTCTAATAATGGATTATTGCACTTATATTCACCTGTTACCTATCGAATCACCAACCATGAGTCTCCTGTAACACTTAAATGTCTtatattcaattcttttgcaatttctaaGCCAATAATTAAAGCTTCGtattcagcttgattattggaCAAAATTTTGTTCTCATCTAGTTGAAAAGAAAACTGTAATAGTTCTCCCTTGGGAGATGTAAAAACTACACCTGCTACAACTCCTCTATCAGTTTTAGAACCATCAAATGAAAGTTTCCAAGGTTTTATTTCAACCATATGAATctcaaattcatcattttccatTACCATACTAGGATGATCTGCGAGAAAATCGGCTAATGCTTGACCTTTTACTGCTCTTCACATATTGTAAGAAATATTCTATTAATGCTAAAAGCCATTTGCCTTGTTTACCTCTTAAGATAGGCCTTGTCAAAATATATTTAATAATATCAGTTTGTGCAATCACATGCACTGTTGATGGCAACATATAATACCTTAATTTAATtctagaaaaatacaatgtaaGGCATAACTTCTCAATTAGTTTATATTTTACTTCACACTCATTTAATCTTATACTAAGATAATATATGGCTTGTTCATGACCATTTTCATTGTCTTGAGCCAAAAGACTACCAATCGACTGATGACTTGTAGAGCCCCGTATTTTCGGAAAatcttataaattttttttttataaatactaGAATAAGAAATTTGTGGAGTTTAATTGATTTGGGATCAATGTGATAGAGTTATAAGTGGAAGGGGTGATAGTGTAAGGTGTATATGTATGGAtacaaacatatatatgtaGGAGTGTGTGGTGTAGAGAAACAAATTTTCCCAAACACACATACCCCACGCCTCTATCTCCATCggctctctcctctctctctcaccctctcaCTCAAAAATTCCACTCCAAGTTCAAAACCCACCAAGATCCTTCACCAAATCATCATCCTCACGGGCTCTAGACCTTGGGTTTCGTTAGAACAAGCTTGGAGAGGAGTTTTCTTGCTCgatttcaactttggagttctaaggcttgatcaatttttttgggttcgGCTTTAGtaatcgaggtagggatttcttactctctctacatgtttatgagttgattgtgtGCCAAAATCGTGCTCTATTTGGTTGGATTCAAAGTTATGCTCTTTCTTGGTTTTTCTGCAAATCGCCCACTGTAATGCAGTGATACCGATACCACTTTTTTGAGGTGCCGGTAcctttggtaccgatacctaatttttgaggtaccaataccttgaCTCTGATTGCTcactggattggtttggtaccaataccaataccttgactctgattgcttattggattggtttggtaccgataccaactttttgaggtattggaACCAAAGACTCAGaaaattgttttgaactttgttgatCATTCGTCGATTGTATTGatccccgatcacttctaacactctccaatcacattctaatcacCTCTAAACATGATTGCTCGCATTCCAACGATTCGTTGTTCATTCCCACTCTTTTGGCTCCCGTTATAACAAAGAAAGGTGTAAAACTAAATGAATATGATACTCGTTCCTTTCTTTATGCATTCAGGTTATTATGTGAGCATTGTGGCATGTTTTAAGAATGATACGGACTTGTCATATGTCGTGCTTTACTGTATTGAGGCTTGTAGAATGAAAAATCACAATTTAAAACGATAGAATGATACGAAGAAAGCCACGGAACCACTATGATGTGGGATGCCGGAAACGGGATGCATGGGTTCCCAAATGCctggaagtgcacaagaaagccatgGATCCACCACATGGTGTGATGCTGGAATGACTATGggatgcacggggtcccgaatgctCGGTAATGAAATCGAGAACACTTGACATAATGAAAGCGGAGAACTTAGAGATTGTTAAATCTCTTGTATGAGAACGGTGTCGGTTATCATGTCATATCTTCTTGCTCCTGTTCTTGTGGGAAACCTCATTGTTGTCATTGTTCTTCCGGTGCATAAACCATCTCATATGCATGAAGTTTGAGCAacgatttctctactgggctagtgtagttcaacctattattattttcaagtATACCTTAAGGGCATTGATGTGGAGTGCTTGATGTGCATACAACTTCATCATTTGGAGAGCTAACATGGAAGAATTACTTTGACATCTTTGTAAAATTTCTTTTGggagatgtaattgtaattttgAGCTATTCTTTTGACTTGAAAATCATGTAATCTCTAAACTTGCTGTGTTTTGTTTAACTATGGAATTTTGGGGCCAATGTGTCACTTTTGTAAACTCTGGACCTATTTGTActcttggatggattatgggAAAGCCATTAGGGTATTATGGTGTATCTTAGTGATGATTTTCCTTATGAaaggttattattattattttgaaaatccagggcatgacaacttggtatcagagcttaggtttagaatacctcgagaccgtggggagacttagtctcatgggttcaaaaagcATTGCATCTTTTACATGacatgtgtgtgcttgtgtgattGACATTCATGGAAttatgtggcattgcatttacTTTATCGTAGAGTGGCGTAGAGTTATTAACTCGTGTTGGAAAGTTGTGGGTTTGGCCTCATAGTAAATATGTTGCGGTTGATAGTTTTCTCTCTTAATCTTGTAGCAAGATGCCTCCGAAACTCAGTAATAGACGGGGTGGAGCCGGAAATAGGGGTGCTCGTGGCCGTGGTCGTGGTCATGTGGAACCGTTAGAAGACGAGGATAGCTAGCATGGGGAAGCTTCGCATGGGGATGTGGAATTGGGGGCCAGGCCAAATTCGAGGGTGTGGAATGTTCAGAACCCTCTTGCTAGGGATATTGTTGCGGCACTTGCAGCCGCAAACCTCTTGCAACCTCCTCCTAGGGATAATGCAAACAGTCAGGCCTTAGTAGCCATGCGAGAATTTAGTCATCTAAATCCACCTTTGTTTGATGGGGCAAGTACTGACCCTTTTGTGGCTAACCATTGGTTGGCGCAAATCCGTAAGAACTTCACCGCTCTTAAAATTACCGAAGATGACCTGTGGGTGAGTATCGTGGTCGTTCAACTTGTCGAAGAGGCCAGTGAGTGGTGGGAATCTATTTTAGAAGGTAGGAAGGACGCGAGGAGGGCAGCTAGGACCGCGGCTCAGGTGAATGTGCCCGATGTTGAAAATTTGACGTAGGCTGAATTCGAGGATCTATTTGCAAGTCAGTATTTTCCGGACCCATCTCGTGACCAATTGAGGGATCAATTTGAGAAGCTTGAGCAGGGTAATATGACCGTTTCTGAATATGCATTGAGGTTTCAGTCCTTGTCACGATTTCCTCCTGAGCTAGTAGCAACCGAAGATAGGAAGTGTCGACGCTTCGAGAGGGATTTGCATTATTTCGTGAAGAGATTGGTAGTGGCTCAGCACAAGATGAGATATTTCGAGGTTGTTGAGTGCGCGAGGAGTGTCGAAATACCGAAGGAGTCTTAGAGAAATAGTGGAGTTTGGAAACCAAGGCAACCGACCGTTACCGTTACCGTTAGTACTT is a window encoding:
- the LOC131317402 gene encoding uncharacterized protein LOC131317402; the encoded protein is MPETGCMGSQMPGSAQESHGSTTWCDAGMTMGCTGSRMLEWRRVINSCWKVVGLASYKMPPKLSNRRGGAGNRGARGRGRGHVEPPNSRVWNVQNPLARDIVAALAAANLLQPPPRDNANSQALVAMREFSHLNPPLFDGASTDPFVANHWLAQIRKNFTALKITEDDLWVSIVVVQLVEEASEWWESILEGRKDARRAARTAAQAEFEDLFASQYFPDPSRDQLRDQFEKLEQGNMTVSEYALRFQSLSRFPPELVATEDRKCRRFERDLHYFVKRLVVAQHKMRYFEGRKRPGESSSATQSQPSVRASTVSSRVRGAHSRPAVTCHRCGQPGHFRVDCRSKECYVCGEFSHLAKDCPRRVRGFRTAGRICAESNYSGKGFAITYAILPPSVTSHAPESAIVRGTFLLFNSFAKVLFDSRASHSFIVASLVCALELKTESLSPPLFVETPVGGRTPLDRICRDYELLIHDCRFTFDFIVLGMSSFDLILGMDWLSMFHATIDCFKH